The sequence below is a genomic window from Actinokineospora baliensis.
CGGGCTGCATCGGGTCTTCCACGCCTGCGTGGAACTCGGGGTCGCGGCGGTCGGGCGGGAACTCGGTGATGGCGTCGTGGCCGGTGCGCAGGTTGTGCCAGTAGGTGTCGAGGTCGGGCGCGCCGGGCAGCATCACCGCCATCCCGACGACCGCGATCGGGTCACGCGCGCTCATCGCCGTCACACCCAGGCCGTGTAGACGACCGCCCGCGAGTCCTGGCCGCCGTCGGCCAGCTCCCGCACCAGGCTCTCGGCGCCCGCGTCCGGGTCGATCAGGCCGATGCCGCGCCGGTCGAGGTCGCGGGCGAGCTCGGCGGACACCATGCCCGCGTGCTCGCCGACCGGCGCCCACGGTCCCCAGTGGACGGTCAGCACCCGGCAGCCGGAGCTCGCGGCGAAGGCCGTGCCCAGGGTCTCCAGCGCGTCGTTGCCCGCCGCGTAGTCGACCTGCCCGCGGTTGCCGAACACCCCGGAGACGCTGCCGAACAGCACCGTGACGCCGGGGCGGATCCCCGTCTCGGCGAGCGCGTCGAGCAGGGCCCGCGCACCGTCCACCTTGGTCGAGAACACCCGGTGGAACGACGCGTCGTCCTTCTGCAGCATGAGGCGGTCGTCGAGGATCCCGGCGGCGTAGACGACGCCGTCGAGCCTGCCGTGCCTGGCGTGCACGTCCTTGACGAGTTGCCGCACCGCCGCGCCGTCGCGCACGTCCACCGACCGGTAGTCGACGCGCCCGCCCACCGCGCGGACCTGGGCGACGGTCGCCGTGACCTCGCGCTGGGCCAGGAACTGCCTGACCGCGCGGTCGACCTCGGCGAGCGGACGGCCCTCGGCGGCGAAGGCGGCGCGCAGCGCGACCTCGTCGGCGGTGGCCAGTTCCGGCGGCGGTGCGGACTCCGGCGGCCACGGCGTGCGGCCCGCCAGTTCGAGGTGGCACCCGGTGGCGGCGGCCAGCGCGGCGCAGCACCGCGCGGTGATGCCCCGGGCGCCGCCGATGACCAGGACCACGGAGTCGCGGTCGAACCCCAGGGCGCTCTCGCCCCCTGCCAGTTGCGCCTCGACGACGTCGAAGGCGTACCGCTGCCCGTCCACGTGCCGGACCACGGGGAGTTCCGCGTGGTCCGCCAACTCGGCCGCGAGCACCTGGGCCAGCGCGGCGGGGGGCATGCCCGGCGTGATCTCGACCAGGCGGACCAGCAGCGCCGGGTGTTCCTGGTGGACGGATCGGACCAGGCCGCGCAGACCGGCGGCGTGCGCGGGTGCCTGACCGTCTTCGTGCGGCGACACCACCAGCACCGTGTCCGCCCCGCCTGCCACGGCGTCGCGGACGGTCGCGAACACCTTTGGCGCCACCGGGTCGTCGGCGGGGGTGAGCGGGGTGAGCACGACGACGATGTCGCCGCCGTCGTGGACCTGGCCGCCGTGGTCGGCCACCATCGCGGCCACCGCCTCGGCGTACTCGCCGTCGGCGAGCTCGTGCACGACGCGCACGCGCCTGCTGGTGAGGTCTGGTGCCAGTGCGCGCTGGGCGGCCGGGATCGCGCGGGGCAGGAACCGCCGTGGCGGCACACCCGCGACCGCCCCGATCTGGGGCAGGGTCGCCTCGACCAGCCCCAGCCGCTCGTTGAGCCAGTCGGCCATGGACTGGGCGCTGCGCCTGCGGTGCAGTTCGTCGTGCACCGAGCCCTCGGCGTCCACGCCGAGCTTGGCGATCAGCGTCCCGGCGATCTCGGTGCGCTTGATCGAGTCGATGGACAGGTCGGCCTCCAGGTCGAGGTCGCCGTCGATCATCTCCGGCGGGTACCCGGTGCGGGCGCTGATCACGTCGACCACCGCGGCCAGCACATCCGTGGGCACCTCGACCGCGGCCGCCGGTTCCGGGGTCGGTTCGGCGATCGCGGGGGCCGCTGGGACCACCAGCACCGGGGCGGGCGCGAGGGCGGGCGGCGCCATCGCGACGACCGGTGCGGCGGGCGCCGCATAGCCCAGGTAGCCCAGCAGCACGTCCCGCTGCGCGGAGACGATCTCGCGATTGGTCCGCAGGAAGGAGGTGACGACCTCCTCGCGCGGGTCGCGCGCGATCGCGGGGGTGTCCGGTGACATGAGGGACCTCGTGATTCGTTCGGCGGGGACCAGCGCCCCGGTGGGGATGGTGCCGTCGGCCCGGCGGACGAGTTGGCCGTCGACCGTCCACGGCGCGGGCGGCCGCGGGGCACGCCCCCGGCCACGCACCAGCCAGTCGGTGTCGACCGGCACCCCGGCGACGGCCAGGCGGGCGAGCGCGGTGAGCACGCCGCGCAGTCCAGGGGCGCCGGGGTCGCAGGCCACCGCGGTGTGCGACTCCTCGGCCAGGATCGCGCCGACCAGGCCGGTGAGCACCGAGCCGGGGCCGACCTCGACGAAGGTCCTGGCCCCCGCGGCGTGCATGGCGCGCACCTGCTCGACGAACCGGACCGGGGCGGCGACCTGGGCGGCCAACTCGGCCCGGACGTCCGAAGTGGACGAATACGCGGCGGCGGTCCGGTTGGCGTACACCGGCAGCCCCGGCGGCCGGATCTCCTCGTCGGCGAGCGCGGTGGCGAACAGATCGGCGGCGGGCGCGACAACGGCGCTGTGGAACGCGCAGGCCACCGGGATGCGCTTGGCCGACAGACCCGCCGCGCGTAGCCGGTCCACCGCGTCGACGACGCGCTCGGTGGGCCCGGACAGCACGACCTGCTCAGGCCCGTTGTGGTTGGCCACCACCACGTCACCGTCGAGACCCCACTCGCCCAGCAGCGCCGCCACGTCCGCGAGCGGTGCCCGGACCGCGGCCATCGTGCCCGGCTCGTCCCGCGCCACGGTCATGATCGCCTCGGCGCGGCGGGCGCTGAGCCGCAGCAATGCCGCGCGGTCGAACGATCCGGCCACTGACAGCGCGACCAGCTCGCCGTAGCTGTGGCCGCCGAGCAGATCCGGGCGGACGCCGACCCGGTCCAGCAGTTCCGCGACCGCGACCGCGGCGAGACCGAGGGCGGGCTGGGCGACCCGGGTGTCGCGCAGCGCCGCGTCTTGGGCCACGACGGCGTCCGGGTCGAAAGCGGCAGGCGGGAACGCTGTAGCCGCGACCGGCGAGTCCAAGCCCGCCTTGAGATCAGGAAAGGCGACGAACAGACCGGAGAGCATCCCTGTGCGCTGGCTGCCCTGGCCGGGAACGAGGAACGCGATCTTGCCGGGGTCGGCGTCCGCCAACGCGGTGACCAGCGCCCGATGCGCTCGACCGTCGAGCGCGGCGCGCAGGGCATCGGCGAGTTCTGCGGTGTCCCGGGCGACCACCGCGTGCTGGACCGGCGTCGCCCGCGACCACCCGGACACCTCGACGGCCAGGTCGGCGAGCGTGGTGTCGTCGGTGATCAGCGCCAGCAGGTCCCGCGCGGCCTCCGTGGAGCGCAGCAAGAACAGCTCGGCATCCCAGTCGCGCAGCGCGTGCCGCTGCAACGGCCCACCGGCACCCGTCGTCAGCACGGCGTGGAAGTTGGTGCCACCGAAGCCGAACGCGCTGACCCCGGCCACGCGGTCACCCCGCGCGGTGAGCCAGGGCCGGGCCGCGGTGTCGAAGGTGAACGGGCTGCGCTGCCGGTCCCAGCCCGCGATCGGCTCGGACAGGTGCAGCGTCGGCGGGAGGACCCCGTGCCACAGCGACAGCGCCGCCTTGATCACCCCCGCGAGCCCAGCCGCGCACTTCGCGTGCCCGATCTGGCTCTTCACCGAACCCAGCCCGCACGTCCCCGGCTGGGCGCCCGCCGCGACGAAGAAGTCGGTGAGGCTGGTCAGCTCCGTGCTGTCACCCACGACCGTGCCGGTGCCGTGCGCCTCGACGAGCCCGACAGCCGCCGGGGACACCCCCGCCGCCTCGTAGGCCCGGGTGAGCGCGTTGCGCTGCCCTTCCGGCCGGGGCGCGGTGAGCCCCAACGAGCGGCCGTCACTGGCCGAACCGACCGCGCGGACCACCGCGTAGACCCGGTCGCCGTCGCGCTCGGCGTCGGCGAGGCGTTTGAGCACCAGGCAGGCCACGCCCTCACCGAGGGCGATCCCGTCGCTGTCGCGGGCGAAGGGCCTGCACCGGCCGGTCGGCGAGAGCGCGCCCGCCGAGGTGAACATGAGGTAGTCGTTGATGCCGTTGTGCAGGTCGACCGCGCCGCACAGCATCATGTCGGCGCCGCCGTGCGCCAGGTCGCGGCAGGCCAGGTCGAGCGCGGCCAGCGACGACGCGCAGGCCGCGTCGACGGTGTAGTTGGCGCCGCCGAGGTCGAGCCGGTTGGCGACGCGGCCGGAGATGACGTTGGTGAGCGTGCCGGGGAAGGAGTCCTCGGTCAGCGTCGGCAGCAGGGCGGCCAGTTCCTCGGGCAACTCCCCCAGCCACGACGGCAGGACCCCGCGCACCACGGTCGCGCTGGACAGGTCACCGCCCGCCTCGGCGCCGAAGATCACGCCGGTGCGCTCGCGGGGGAACGGGCGGTCGAGGTAGCCCGCGTCGGCCAGTGCCCGGCGGGAGACCTCCAGCGACAGCAGTTGGGCGGGGTCGATGCTGCCCATCGAGGCGGGCGGGATGCCGAAGGACATCGGGTCGAACGGGACCTGGGGCAGGAACCCGCCCCACTTCGACGGTGTGGTGCCGGGCTCGCCGCCACCCTCGCGGAAGAACAGCTCGGTGTCCCACCGGTGCGGCGGCACCTCGGTCACGTCGTCGCGGCCGCGCAGGATGCCGGACCAGAACCCGTCCAGGTCGGTGGAACCGGGGAACACGCAGGCCATGCCCACGATCGCGACGTCGAGCGGCTTCGGCTCGGTCCGGGTCTCGACACGCGCCGGACGTCGACGGGCTCCGAGCAGAGCGGCCGCGCCGTCGGTGACCGCCCGGTGCAGAGCGGCGATGTCTGTGCGTTCACCGCGCAACACGGCGGCCTGGCCGACCATGTACATGCCCTCGGCGAACTGCCCGTCGTCGTCGACGTCCACCAGGTCAGCGCCTTCGCGGCGCAGCCCCTTGCTGGCGATGCGCAGCCTGCCGACGTTGAGCTCCTCCAGCACCTGCCAGCGCTCCCGGACCCCGACGCCGCGTGCGGCCAGGTCCTCGGCAGTGGTCTCGAAATGCGAAACGAACGGGGTGGGCAGGCATCGGGTCTCGTGGCCCGGGGCGGTGCGGACGGTGACGGTGCGGTCCGCGGCCATGACCTCGCGCTGGTACCGGTCGGTGATCGCACCGTGCCGCACGGCCTCATCGGTGAA
It includes:
- a CDS encoding type I polyketide synthase, yielding MSDAQVGARWRVLGRGPFGLPDPRLAAAVSQGGGTGVLELGVDADAVLTRATALTDRFGAWVGSDCPVRPAELAARGVELAIVGQGAPVAELAAHLPVLVEVTDVDQARAALDAGALGVVAVGSEAAGTIGELTSFVLLQRLLPLGAPVWVRGGIGPHTALGAIAAGAAGVVLDSQLGLFPECDLPAAVRSRLATADGSETGPVDGRRLLRGTELPLGEDAHLATSLAQRYPTAEALMRGMVRDLDSAGVDVDPRAQGEPLCRTLGVRHAIVQGPMTRVSDQPGFALAVAEQGAMPYVAVALADGPRTEDLLRRTAAQLGDRPWGAGILGFVPDELRAAQLAAVRAVRPRSVLIAGGTPAQAAALEADGIATYVHVPSPTLLDQYLDQGARRFVFEGTECGGHIGPRSSFSLWEAQLGVLAARADVEGVEVLFAGGVHDEISAAAVAAMAAPQARRGVGVGVLMGTAYLFTDEAVRHGAITDRYQREVMAADRTVTVRTAPGHETRCLPTPFVSHFETTAEDLAARGVGVRERWQVLEELNVGRLRIASKGLRREGADLVDVDDDGQFAEGMYMVGQAAVLRGERTDIAALHRAVTDGAAALLGARRRPARVETRTEPKPLDVAIVGMACVFPGSTDLDGFWSGILRGRDDVTEVPPHRWDTELFFREGGGEPGTTPSKWGGFLPQVPFDPMSFGIPPASMGSIDPAQLLSLEVSRRALADAGYLDRPFPRERTGVIFGAEAGGDLSSATVVRGVLPSWLGELPEELAALLPTLTEDSFPGTLTNVISGRVANRLDLGGANYTVDAACASSLAALDLACRDLAHGGADMMLCGAVDLHNGINDYLMFTSAGALSPTGRCRPFARDSDGIALGEGVACLVLKRLADAERDGDRVYAVVRAVGSASDGRSLGLTAPRPEGQRNALTRAYEAAGVSPAAVGLVEAHGTGTVVGDSTELTSLTDFFVAAGAQPGTCGLGSVKSQIGHAKCAAGLAGVIKAALSLWHGVLPPTLHLSEPIAGWDRQRSPFTFDTAARPWLTARGDRVAGVSAFGFGGTNFHAVLTTGAGGPLQRHALRDWDAELFLLRSTEAARDLLALITDDTTLADLAVEVSGWSRATPVQHAVVARDTAELADALRAALDGRAHRALVTALADADPGKIAFLVPGQGSQRTGMLSGLFVAFPDLKAGLDSPVAATAFPPAAFDPDAVVAQDAALRDTRVAQPALGLAAVAVAELLDRVGVRPDLLGGHSYGELVALSVAGSFDRAALLRLSARRAEAIMTVARDEPGTMAAVRAPLADVAALLGEWGLDGDVVVANHNGPEQVVLSGPTERVVDAVDRLRAAGLSAKRIPVACAFHSAVVAPAADLFATALADEEIRPPGLPVYANRTAAAYSSTSDVRAELAAQVAAPVRFVEQVRAMHAAGARTFVEVGPGSVLTGLVGAILAEESHTAVACDPGAPGLRGVLTALARLAVAGVPVDTDWLVRGRGRAPRPPAPWTVDGQLVRRADGTIPTGALVPAERITRSLMSPDTPAIARDPREEVVTSFLRTNREIVSAQRDVLLGYLGYAAPAAPVVAMAPPALAPAPVLVVPAAPAIAEPTPEPAAAVEVPTDVLAAVVDVISARTGYPPEMIDGDLDLEADLSIDSIKRTEIAGTLIAKLGVDAEGSVHDELHRRRSAQSMADWLNERLGLVEATLPQIGAVAGVPPRRFLPRAIPAAQRALAPDLTSRRVRVVHELADGEYAEAVAAMVADHGGQVHDGGDIVVVLTPLTPADDPVAPKVFATVRDAVAGGADTVLVVSPHEDGQAPAHAAGLRGLVRSVHQEHPALLVRLVEITPGMPPAALAQVLAAELADHAELPVVRHVDGQRYAFDVVEAQLAGGESALGFDRDSVVLVIGGARGITARCCAALAAATGCHLELAGRTPWPPESAPPPELATADEVALRAAFAAEGRPLAEVDRAVRQFLAQREVTATVAQVRAVGGRVDYRSVDVRDGAAVRQLVKDVHARHGRLDGVVYAAGILDDRLMLQKDDASFHRVFSTKVDGARALLDALAETGIRPGVTVLFGSVSGVFGNRGQVDYAAGNDALETLGTAFAASSGCRVLTVHWGPWAPVGEHAGMVSAELARDLDRRGIGLIDPDAGAESLVRELADGGQDSRAVVYTAWV